In Candidatus Kerfeldbacteria bacterium, a single genomic region encodes these proteins:
- a CDS encoding HD domain-containing protein, which translates to MQFTLRLHRAFMTAARLHGGQRRKTDDIPYVTHSYAAAFIVSQHTQDEDIIIATILHDVIEDVAGYSTQEMTRDFGERVTSLVLQVSDPEKVPDMTSADERATWETRKTNFIEHLRKASSDALMIVAADKLHNMVSTVEAYGRHGKSIFKKFNSPIVRRQWFHGEVVALVKQKLHNALADELEQVYREANRALDVSNS; encoded by the coding sequence ATGCAATTCACCCTCCGACTTCATCGCGCTTTCATGACCGCTGCCCGGTTGCATGGAGGCCAACGACGCAAAACGGACGACATACCATACGTGACCCATTCTTATGCTGCAGCCTTTATCGTATCTCAGCATACGCAGGATGAGGATATTATTATTGCAACCATTCTTCACGATGTGATTGAGGACGTGGCTGGTTATTCTACTCAAGAGATGACTCGAGATTTTGGGGAGCGGGTGACCTCATTAGTACTTCAAGTGAGCGACCCGGAAAAAGTTCCAGATATGACTTCAGCAGATGAGCGTGCTACATGGGAAACTCGCAAAACTAATTTTATTGAACATTTGCGGAAAGCCAGTTCTGATGCCCTGATGATTGTGGCTGCAGACAAGCTGCATAATATGGTGTCTACGGTAGAGGCATATGGGCGTCATGGCAAAAGTATTTTCAAGAAATTTAATTCGCCGATTGTTCGGCGGCAGTGGTTTCATGGCGAGGTCGTCGCATTAGTGAAGCAGAAGCTTCATAACGCTTTGGCGGATGAGCTAGAGCAAGTGTATCGAGAGGCAAATCGAGCGCTTGACGTCAGCAATAGTTGA
- a CDS encoding aminopeptidase has translation MDSQNVQFADQLVNYCTEVKPGELVIIQANDGTPYDLIDAVIDSVNRAGGSVAAVWLNSDRVTRKVFSQLTPHAERICHAGPLVQAMATQVCIVFRGFDNIYEWVDVPRDKMRLASSGMGKHLQDQRIQHTRWILTRMWTPGMAQLAGMSQSAFHDYYMKTVLLDYGRMSRAMDPLFDLVNQTEDVRIKGPGKTNLRFSIAGIGAVKCDGKRNIPDGEVYTAPVRESMNGVIQYNTVTVTKEGQRFENVCFEVKRGKIIKATCGSGDERRLNDFLDTDEGARYFGEFAFGVNPHILMPIGETLFDEKIAGSFHLTPGQSYTGTPAENGNNSAIHWDIVCIQRPEFGGGEIWFDGKLIRKNGLFVPKRLLGLNPDQLIAA, from the coding sequence ATGGATTCGCAGAATGTGCAATTTGCCGATCAATTGGTGAATTATTGTACTGAAGTCAAACCGGGCGAACTCGTGATCATTCAGGCAAATGATGGTACTCCATACGACCTGATTGATGCAGTGATTGACTCGGTCAATCGTGCGGGCGGCAGTGTCGCTGCGGTCTGGTTGAATTCTGATCGCGTTACGCGAAAGGTATTCAGCCAGCTGACGCCGCATGCTGAGCGCATCTGTCATGCTGGACCGCTGGTCCAGGCCATGGCGACGCAGGTGTGCATCGTCTTTCGGGGTTTCGATAACATCTACGAATGGGTCGACGTGCCGAGAGACAAAATGCGTCTCGCCTCAAGCGGTATGGGGAAGCATCTCCAGGATCAGCGCATTCAGCACACCCGTTGGATCCTCACTCGAATGTGGACGCCGGGTATGGCACAGCTGGCAGGCATGAGCCAGTCGGCATTTCATGACTATTACATGAAGACAGTGCTGCTGGACTACGGTCGGATGTCGCGGGCCATGGATCCGCTGTTTGATCTGGTCAATCAGACCGAAGATGTGCGGATCAAGGGTCCGGGCAAAACCAACCTCCGATTCAGTATCGCAGGGATTGGTGCCGTCAAATGCGACGGCAAGCGGAATATTCCCGATGGGGAAGTCTACACGGCGCCGGTACGTGAATCAATGAATGGCGTGATTCAGTATAATACCGTCACGGTGACCAAGGAGGGTCAGCGGTTCGAAAATGTCTGCTTCGAAGTGAAACGGGGTAAGATCATCAAGGCCACCTGTGGTTCTGGTGACGAGCGTCGACTGAATGATTTCCTCGACACTGACGAGGGTGCGCGCTATTTCGGCGAATTTGCCTTTGGGGTCAATCCCCACATCCTGATGCCGATCGGTGAGACCCTCTTCGACGAGAAGATCGCTGGTTCGTTCCACCTCACCCCTGGCCAGTCCTATACTGGCACGCCGGCTGAAAACGGGAACAACAGCGCTATCCATTGGGATATCGTCTGTATCCAGCGTCCTGAATTCGGCGGTGGAGAAATCTGGTTCGATGGAAAGCTCATTCGAAAGAACGGTCTCTTCGTTCCGAAGCGGCTGCTCGGACTGAATCCTGATCAGCTGATAGCTGCTTAA
- a CDS encoding UbiA family prenyltransferase, protein MVMARWLETSIHKHQYIFGGNMGSLKFLYKVTRIEQCIIAGLSTWLIALLSNGPLWSNEPKVAAGVSMFFSCLGASLFHYGRRHDIYAKKWYDLVIVNQPLVLILSGAIAFLLSIAIAGVFLPAICTWIALFNFAMIMFYANFLDQYWPFKNLAIASVCVSPVVMGWYSGHRMHPIVPFLMAGIFCAYLAREVLKDNDDLAANRGKRFTMVMSLGMKTTQRIAGALLFLSILCFIGGLLQLRYTELFSAAPVFIFFLIGMYFMINLAKRLLPGSYVSNRYRVIDLGMVNLMIATLMLRITLY, encoded by the coding sequence ATGGTTATGGCAAGATGGCTGGAAACATCAATACACAAACATCAATATATTTTCGGAGGTAACATGGGTTCCTTGAAATTTCTCTATAAAGTGACACGCATTGAGCAGTGCATCATAGCAGGTCTCAGCACCTGGCTGATCGCCCTTCTCTCAAATGGGCCACTCTGGTCTAATGAGCCAAAAGTTGCCGCGGGAGTCAGCATGTTTTTCAGCTGTCTGGGCGCTAGCCTTTTCCACTATGGTCGTCGGCATGATATTTATGCAAAAAAATGGTACGACCTCGTGATTGTCAATCAACCCCTAGTATTAATTCTATCGGGCGCAATTGCATTTCTGCTTTCAATTGCCATTGCGGGTGTATTTCTCCCGGCAATCTGTACCTGGATTGCACTATTCAATTTTGCAATGATCATGTTCTATGCCAATTTCTTAGATCAGTATTGGCCGTTTAAGAATCTGGCAATTGCGTCGGTTTGCGTCAGTCCCGTCGTCATGGGCTGGTACTCGGGCCATCGGATGCATCCGATTGTTCCATTTCTTATGGCTGGTATCTTTTGTGCGTACTTAGCTCGAGAGGTTCTCAAGGATAATGATGATCTGGCGGCGAATCGAGGAAAGCGATTTACGATGGTCATGTCGCTTGGCATGAAAACAACCCAGAGAATTGCGGGCGCGCTACTCTTCCTATCAATCCTTTGCTTCATCGGCGGTCTCTTGCAGCTACGCTACACGGAACTGTTTTCTGCGGCACCGGTTTTCATCTTCTTCTTGATTGGCATGTATTTCATGATTAATCTCGCCAAGCGATTGCTCCCCGGCTCCTATGTCTCAAATCGCTATCGAGTCATTGACCTCGGTATGGTCAATCTCATGATTGCCACGCTCATGCTCCGGATCACTCTCTATTAA
- a CDS encoding DEAD/DEAH box helicase, translating to MTSESDNTFYGLGLAPKLLELLDSHKFTTPTPIQVKTIPLAIEGKDLIGIAQTGTGKTLAFGLPLMQNIARRKTRGLVVVPTRELASQVDEVLMQFGKGVGLRTAVVVGGASMYAQTRALQSTPHIIIATPGRLIDHLSSRPTLLQDIGIVVLDEADRMLDMGFAPQIEKILVKVPKDRQTLLFSATMPPTIVTIANRHMHLPLRVEIARPGTTVKEIDQEVIFLSAYDKRAMLGKLLERYTGSILVFSRTKWGAKKLTTVIRDMGHTAAEIHSNRSLAQRKGAIDGFKKGIFRVLVATDIAARGIDVSNIELVVNFDLPSTPDDYVHRIGRTARAGKKGKAISFATPDERRDIQDIERLIRTQLVVAEGSAMPPTSHARTHESAASGRPSHRFRPARPARKHGGHNSFRRRRYS from the coding sequence ATGACATCAGAATCAGACAATACGTTTTATGGCCTCGGACTTGCACCAAAACTGCTCGAATTACTAGATTCCCATAAGTTCACCACGCCGACGCCGATCCAGGTGAAAACAATCCCATTGGCTATCGAGGGCAAGGACTTGATCGGTATCGCTCAGACCGGGACGGGCAAGACACTGGCATTTGGATTGCCGCTCATGCAAAATATCGCCCGACGCAAGACGCGCGGATTAGTGGTGGTGCCGACTCGTGAATTAGCCTCACAGGTAGATGAAGTGCTGATGCAATTTGGCAAAGGCGTTGGTCTGCGTACGGCAGTCGTGGTGGGCGGCGCTTCAATGTACGCACAAACGCGAGCGCTTCAATCAACCCCGCACATTATTATCGCTACACCTGGTCGGCTGATCGATCATTTATCATCCCGTCCGACATTGCTTCAGGATATTGGTATTGTAGTGCTGGATGAAGCAGATCGAATGTTAGACATGGGCTTTGCTCCGCAGATTGAGAAAATTTTAGTCAAAGTTCCGAAAGATCGACAGACGCTTCTTTTTTCTGCGACCATGCCGCCGACCATCGTAACCATTGCGAATCGGCATATGCATTTGCCTCTGCGCGTGGAGATCGCTCGTCCGGGTACCACCGTTAAAGAAATTGATCAGGAAGTTATTTTTCTCTCCGCTTATGACAAGCGAGCCATGCTCGGAAAATTATTAGAACGGTATACCGGTTCAATTTTAGTTTTTTCTCGAACAAAATGGGGCGCTAAAAAATTGACGACGGTTATTCGGGACATGGGGCATACCGCTGCTGAGATTCATTCAAACCGCAGTTTGGCCCAGCGCAAAGGCGCGATTGATGGATTCAAAAAAGGAATTTTCCGCGTTTTAGTCGCTACTGACATTGCCGCGCGCGGCATTGATGTGAGCAATATTGAATTGGTCGTTAATTTCGATTTACCGAGTACGCCGGATGACTATGTTCATCGAATCGGCCGTACCGCGCGCGCTGGTAAAAAAGGGAAGGCCATTTCATTCGCCACGCCTGATGAACGACGGGATATCCAGGACATCGAAAGATTGATTCGTACCCAGTTGGTTGTGGCTGAAGGATCAGCAATGCCGCCAACTTCACATGCACGGACGCACGAATCAGCAGCATCAGGGCGACCTTCGCATCGGTTCCGCCCCGCCCGACCAGCTCGAAAACACGGTGGTCATAATAGTTTCAGACGGCGTCGCTACAGCTAG
- a CDS encoding ASCH domain-containing protein: MLHQMSLRPKPFELIQTGRKTVELRLWDEKRQRIQAGDEIVFTHIETGETLRVVVEGLTHAKTFDELLQIIPIEQSGRSKPQEVLTALNTIYSAEKLRDYTVVGIHIRLLA; encoded by the coding sequence ATGCTTCATCAGATGTCACTCCGACCAAAACCGTTTGAATTGATTCAGACTGGGCGGAAAACAGTTGAACTGCGATTGTGGGATGAGAAACGCCAACGAATTCAAGCTGGCGATGAGATTGTATTTACCCACATTGAAACCGGCGAAACATTGCGTGTCGTGGTTGAGGGACTGACCCACGCAAAAACGTTTGATGAATTGTTGCAGATTATTCCCATTGAACAATCAGGACGCAGCAAACCACAGGAGGTTTTGACCGCACTTAACACGATTTATTCTGCAGAAAAGCTAAGGGATTATACAGTTGTCGGCATTCATATTCGTCTGCTGGCCTAG
- a CDS encoding PEGA domain-containing protein yields the protein MYTRFSLLSLAVAILLCLACKDKPTEPPKPTIGTLVVITDPAVANVYSNDQLLGQRTPLTINLVANQKYSIRISQWNYYHWQDSVSIAPGAIDTLRVTLIQAMIHPMVITSDPTGATVNFRNYLLQPTPFITWIDTGTVTIKLTHPDYADWDTAIHHTTGDTLKIHAIMRKLEGSLMITSEPPGAPIFVDNQDTYLTTPSVISGLLATTHHIRLSLPDYEDWTSNQTVIAFDTVMVAATLVHQTGMLDVWSIPEGAAILIDGVLTGSTTPARLSGIPTGEHTIRIIRDRYRSWETMVTIIANTTIGIGTNLNPTPATLTVTSPYGAGTVTLNGLPLGTTPIYVDSVSDGQYELIVQHPGRFPYVQSFAVTFGNSYSYHATADLCPDHRLIYTVGDTIFTIGLDGLNPLRWREDYSPGGQGLSWAPDGSALVYAGRNALMVLDAQGNVIGSYPDYVGQRSSDFSWSPDGQYVLFGRYWAGIFRLNPGTGEVIHLYRSKSATYDNCPVYLPDGQTISFVHHEWGYYGWLYLMNADGSNARDISGRFSTEYDENLSTVWLDDSLAVFKKMGNPAGLFSINLSELTDSTFAPLHQLSEKGFGPLFFTDDRTHYLTWFSGHQLTLGEPNDWNTQTILMQDVGIYWIDWSPDFSAVAVRAEQGLYWVSLSGKQNRILTLPSGVGSVQVQK from the coding sequence ATGTATACCCGTTTTTCTCTACTCAGCCTGGCGGTAGCCATACTGCTGTGCTTGGCTTGTAAAGACAAGCCGACCGAACCGCCAAAGCCGACTATCGGCACGCTCGTGGTTATCACTGATCCGGCCGTTGCCAATGTCTACAGCAACGATCAATTGCTCGGACAGCGCACGCCGCTCACGATCAACCTCGTGGCGAACCAGAAGTACTCCATCCGCATCAGCCAGTGGAACTACTACCACTGGCAAGATTCCGTGTCGATTGCTCCCGGAGCAATTGACACGCTCCGCGTGACACTGATACAAGCCATGATACATCCGATGGTGATTACGTCTGACCCGACCGGAGCCACGGTCAATTTCCGGAATTACCTGCTTCAGCCGACACCCTTCATCACCTGGATCGACACCGGCACGGTGACCATCAAACTCACCCATCCTGACTACGCCGACTGGGATACCGCCATCCATCACACCACGGGTGATACGCTGAAAATACATGCAATCATGCGCAAGCTTGAAGGCTCGCTGATGATTACATCCGAACCGCCCGGAGCGCCAATCTTCGTGGACAACCAGGACACCTACCTGACGACGCCGAGTGTCATCTCCGGCCTGTTGGCGACCACTCACCATATTCGGCTATCGCTTCCCGATTATGAAGATTGGACGTCAAATCAAACCGTGATCGCCTTTGATACGGTCATGGTGGCGGCCACCCTCGTGCACCAAACCGGTATGCTGGATGTATGGTCCATTCCTGAAGGCGCAGCTATCTTGATAGACGGTGTACTGACCGGATCAACCACGCCTGCCAGGCTCTCTGGCATCCCTACCGGTGAGCATACAATTCGTATCATACGAGACCGTTACCGATCGTGGGAAACGATGGTCACCATCATAGCCAATACAACCATTGGCATCGGTACCAATCTCAATCCTACGCCCGCCACGCTGACGGTTACTTCGCCATATGGCGCTGGAACTGTAACGCTCAACGGTCTGCCACTCGGCACCACGCCAATCTATGTAGACTCAGTGAGCGACGGTCAATACGAACTTATCGTGCAACATCCGGGGCGATTCCCCTATGTTCAGTCATTCGCGGTCACCTTTGGCAATAGCTACAGCTACCATGCCACGGCGGATCTCTGTCCTGATCATCGCCTCATCTATACCGTCGGGGATACCATCTTCACGATCGGCTTGGACGGCCTCAACCCCCTCCGATGGCGGGAAGATTATTCGCCGGGCGGCCAAGGGCTTTCCTGGGCGCCAGACGGATCTGCGCTCGTCTACGCCGGGCGAAATGCTCTGATGGTTCTGGATGCCCAAGGGAATGTCATCGGGTCGTATCCTGATTACGTCGGCCAACGCTCAAGCGACTTCAGCTGGTCTCCCGACGGCCAATACGTTCTCTTTGGCCGATATTGGGCTGGAATCTTCCGGCTCAATCCAGGGACGGGTGAAGTCATCCATCTCTACCGGAGCAAATCTGCTACCTATGATAATTGCCCAGTCTACCTGCCTGATGGGCAAACCATCAGTTTTGTCCACCATGAATGGGGCTACTACGGCTGGCTCTATCTGATGAATGCGGACGGCTCAAATGCCCGTGACATCAGCGGCAGATTTTCCACGGAATACGACGAAAATCTGAGTACCGTCTGGCTGGATGACAGTCTGGCAGTATTTAAAAAAATGGGGAACCCAGCCGGCCTCTTCAGTATCAATCTGTCAGAACTGACCGACAGCACCTTCGCGCCGCTCCACCAGCTCTCAGAGAAAGGGTTCGGACCGTTATTTTTTACGGACGACCGTACTCACTATCTAACCTGGTTTAGTGGCCACCAGCTTACGCTCGGAGAACCGAACGACTGGAACACCCAGACTATTCTCATGCAAGATGTGGGAATATACTGGATCGACTGGTCGCCCGACTTTTCCGCAGTCGCAGTCCGTGCCGAGCAAGGCCTGTATTGGGTCTCGCTTTCGGGAAAACAAAACCGCATTCTCACGCTGCCTTCAGGGGTAGGCAGTGTGCAAGTGCAAAAATAA
- a CDS encoding regulatory protein RecX — protein sequence MAPQLEDYQHIKEKIVDYLSRQGFSEKKLLQKVTDLKRHYPRTQRYFFYTPEHVQRVIDELKEAGLIDDRRYAEEVLRQLRDRKDGVHRIKQKMYRRLIPKQIIEDVLRGWQTEGLPQDYTAIIRETKRKLERLREKHPSKKEAYKIKSKLFAFLGQKGYTVEEIKDIIIQAEKLIT from the coding sequence ATGGCGCCTCAGCTCGAAGACTATCAGCATATTAAGGAGAAGATTGTTGATTATTTATCTCGGCAAGGATTCTCCGAAAAGAAGCTGCTGCAAAAGGTGACTGACCTGAAGCGCCATTACCCGCGCACCCAGCGGTATTTTTTCTATACTCCGGAGCATGTCCAGCGGGTGATTGATGAATTGAAAGAAGCTGGTCTGATTGACGATCGTCGGTATGCCGAAGAAGTGTTACGGCAGTTGCGTGACCGGAAAGACGGTGTTCATCGCATTAAACAAAAGATGTATCGCCGATTAATTCCCAAGCAGATCATTGAAGATGTGCTCCGTGGGTGGCAGACTGAAGGTCTACCCCAGGATTACACCGCTATCATTCGTGAGACAAAAAGAAAGCTTGAACGCTTGCGGGAAAAACATCCATCAAAAAAGGAAGCGTATAAGATTAAGTCAAAATTATTCGCTTTCCTTGGCCAGAAGGGGTATACGGTAGAAGAAATAAAAGACATAATCATCCAAGCTGAAAAATTAATAACTTGA
- a CDS encoding glycosyltransferase family 39 protein: MNTVKVLFFLVIILGVAALFRFSFLSSIPPGIHPDAAANGIDAWDALVHNNRQVFYEGNSGREGLFINFISYSFDWFGPSLVAYKLPGCLIGLLSVLGMYFLGKEITQKQYGGLIASFLMATSFWMVIFDRTGFRATLSVCSVIWVSFFLLRAFRTTQWHDYALAGIFLGVGLHSYTSFRFMPLVVVAAYGYALWAWRKLKNASWLHIFQLHKYFILTVVIALFIFSPLLQYYLVHPETFMGRAHEVSVFTQSETSKHLWQSTTSNLLFFNISGDPNWRHNVARLPALDTLLGAFFLAGVAIVGYSLIKKRESAPDTSTQTRVANFFMLCLLGMMIIPAAITYSPGGIPHALRIINTAPAVYLLVTIAAVTIYERVKNSGVVQRPILLMSITLLATYLVTFNAVLYFMRWGDNGQVAHEFSEDYTHVSDYIKDLSATGSTVLLVSDSSELQFFLLAVKNVIITSKFEAVEFETSRPDVVVFSNFGQNNIRDREILITQGMQMSSGLTFGRGGHTVVVFSR; this comes from the coding sequence GTGAATACAGTAAAGGTATTATTTTTTTTAGTCATTATTCTGGGAGTAGCAGCGCTCTTTCGTTTTTCATTTTTGTCATCAATTCCACCGGGTATCCATCCTGATGCAGCTGCTAATGGGATTGATGCCTGGGATGCATTGGTTCATAATAATCGACAAGTTTTTTATGAAGGCAATTCTGGCCGTGAGGGGCTTTTTATTAATTTCATTTCGTACTCATTTGATTGGTTTGGTCCGAGTTTAGTGGCTTATAAATTACCCGGATGTTTGATCGGGCTTCTTTCGGTATTGGGGATGTATTTTCTTGGAAAAGAGATTACCCAAAAGCAATACGGGGGTTTGATTGCATCTTTTTTGATGGCAACATCTTTCTGGATGGTCATATTTGATCGTACTGGATTTCGCGCCACTCTTTCGGTCTGTTCTGTAATTTGGGTATCATTTTTTTTATTACGCGCGTTTCGTACGACTCAATGGCATGATTATGCACTTGCTGGCATTTTTTTAGGCGTTGGGTTGCATAGCTATACTTCATTCCGCTTTATGCCTTTGGTTGTGGTGGCTGCGTATGGGTACGCGCTTTGGGCATGGCGAAAATTGAAAAATGCCTCGTGGCTCCATATATTTCAATTGCATAAATATTTCATTCTAACCGTCGTCATTGCATTATTTATTTTTAGTCCGTTACTTCAGTATTATCTTGTCCATCCGGAAACATTTATGGGACGCGCACATGAAGTATCGGTATTTACCCAGTCAGAAACTTCGAAACATTTATGGCAAAGCACAACTTCAAATTTATTATTTTTTAATATTTCTGGCGATCCGAACTGGCGGCATAACGTGGCTCGGTTGCCGGCCCTCGATACACTCCTGGGGGCATTTTTTTTGGCAGGGGTTGCCATTGTTGGATATTCACTCATAAAAAAAAGAGAATCAGCGCCTGACACTTCTACTCAGACACGCGTGGCAAATTTTTTTATGTTATGCCTATTGGGCATGATGATTATTCCAGCGGCGATAACCTATTCTCCGGGCGGCATCCCTCATGCCTTACGAATTATAAATACCGCGCCAGCTGTTTACCTCCTTGTGACCATTGCCGCGGTGACCATCTATGAACGAGTAAAGAATTCTGGGGTTGTTCAACGTCCGATTCTTCTTATGAGCATTACCTTGCTGGCTACCTATCTGGTCACCTTCAATGCAGTACTCTACTTCATGCGCTGGGGAGACAATGGTCAGGTAGCGCACGAATTCAGCGAAGATTACACGCATGTCTCAGACTATATCAAGGATTTGTCGGCTACCGGGAGTACGGTTTTACTTGTGTCCGATAGCAGTGAACTGCAATTCTTTTTACTTGCAGTAAAAAATGTAATCATCACGTCAAAATTTGAAGCAGTGGAATTTGAAACGTCACGTCCTGACGTCGTTGTATTTTCGAATTTTGGACAAAATAATATACGTGATCGCGAAATATTGATTACTCAGGGCATGCAAATGTCGAGTGGTTTGACTTTTGGCAGAGGGGGGCACACCGTGGTTGTTTTTTCAAGGTAG
- a CDS encoding type II/IV secretion system protein gives MISFITRDDQHSRLWKELEKEKVISHEDYKSAVKRAKRTDRHIAEVLFEVDRASQDKLLKIFSTFYNLPAVDLHNKVIARYVLTLIPKEVAEQHSIVVFKKKDQVIHIATTNPDNEQAIDFIRKKTGLEPLVHLASQSAIQSAIRKYQSEIKSEFAKIVEDSIQEALNSDESPEKIAQFVPVIKMLDTVIDQALTQNASDIHIEPGADAVVIRYRVDGLLKKIVELPREILPPLLTRIKLLSSVKIDENRLPQDGRFTVVHENREVAIRTSIIPTLHGSKVVMRLLDRKRQEFTLQKLGLNKRDYMTVRDEITKPHGMVLVTGPTGSGKTTTLYAILQLTNKEGVNISTIEDPIEYGLPGINQTQVNPAAGLTFANGLRSLLRQDPNILMVGEIRDTDTAAIAVNAAMTGHLVLTTLHTNSAFQVLERLVEMGVLPFLAASVTRLVIGQRLLRQICSRCRTRVEPKKKLLERYQPLFKINEAFNKLTNLGLLNPEKPLSHLPFYYGKGCAHCNQTGYRGRLGVFEILKVDDRLHQAIIRDPSADSIKKAALDAGATTMVEDGLLKVFQGQTTFEELVRVTRE, from the coding sequence ATGATAAGTTTTATCACACGGGATGACCAGCATTCTCGGCTCTGGAAGGAGCTGGAAAAAGAGAAGGTCATTTCACATGAAGATTACAAATCAGCAGTGAAGCGCGCCAAGCGGACCGACCGGCATATTGCCGAGGTTCTCTTTGAGGTGGATCGGGCATCTCAGGATAAGTTGCTTAAAATTTTTTCGACTTTTTATAATTTGCCAGCCGTTGATTTGCACAATAAAGTGATTGCTCGGTATGTGTTGACACTTATTCCTAAGGAAGTGGCTGAGCAACATTCCATCGTTGTATTCAAAAAGAAGGATCAGGTGATTCATATTGCCACGACGAATCCCGATAACGAGCAAGCTATCGATTTTATCAGGAAAAAAACCGGTCTCGAACCGTTGGTGCATTTGGCCAGTCAGTCCGCTATCCAATCCGCTATTCGGAAATATCAGAGTGAAATAAAATCAGAGTTTGCAAAAATTGTTGAGGATAGTATCCAAGAAGCGCTCAATTCTGATGAGTCGCCGGAAAAAATTGCCCAATTCGTTCCCGTGATTAAGATGCTCGACACGGTCATTGACCAGGCCCTAACCCAGAATGCTTCCGATATTCATATTGAGCCTGGAGCTGATGCGGTCGTTATTCGCTACCGAGTTGATGGCTTGCTGAAGAAAATCGTTGAGTTACCCCGGGAGATCTTGCCTCCACTTCTCACCAGAATCAAATTGCTGTCGAGTGTTAAAATCGATGAAAACCGTTTGCCACAAGACGGCCGTTTCACAGTTGTCCACGAGAATCGTGAAGTGGCTATCCGTACGTCCATCATTCCCACACTGCACGGCTCTAAAGTGGTGATGCGCCTGCTTGATCGTAAACGACAGGAGTTTACTTTGCAGAAGCTCGGTCTCAATAAGCGGGATTATATGACTGTGCGTGATGAGATTACTAAGCCGCATGGTATGGTATTGGTCACCGGGCCGACTGGTTCGGGGAAAACCACCACGCTTTACGCAATTTTACAGCTGACCAATAAGGAGGGGGTTAATATCAGCACTATTGAGGATCCGATTGAGTATGGTTTACCTGGCATCAATCAAACGCAGGTCAATCCAGCTGCTGGTTTAACGTTTGCTAATGGACTGCGCTCGCTATTGCGCCAAGACCCCAATATTCTGATGGTTGGGGAAATTCGTGATACCGATACTGCGGCAATCGCCGTGAATGCTGCTATGACGGGTCACCTCGTTCTGACAACTCTCCATACCAATTCCGCATTCCAAGTCCTTGAGCGATTAGTCGAGATGGGCGTGTTGCCATTTTTGGCCGCCTCCGTTACACGTCTGGTAATCGGTCAGCGCTTGCTCAGGCAGATTTGCAGCCGGTGTCGGACTCGCGTAGAACCAAAGAAGAAACTACTTGAGCGTTATCAGCCGCTTTTCAAAATTAATGAAGCTTTTAATAAATTAACTAACCTCGGGCTACTGAATCCGGAAAAGCCACTGAGCCACCTCCCGTTCTATTATGGGAAGGGATGTGCTCACTGCAATCAGACTGGCTATCGCGGACGACTTGGCGTATTTGAAATTTTGAAAGTTGACGACCGACTGCATCAGGCAATTATTCGCGATCCGTCTGCCGATTCGATCAAGAAAGCCGCTCTGGACGCTGGGGCAACGACAATGGTTGAGGATGGGCTGCTCAAAGTTTTCCAAGGGCAAACCACTTTTGAGGAGTTGGTTCGCGTAACGAGAGAATAA